Genomic segment of Fibrobacter sp.:
TAGCCATTATCTTTATCTCCAGCCCTGTTTCACTTCAAGCCGGAGAAACAATCCCTGAGAAATATATCTCGCTTATCGATTCAATTCCTGATTATTACCAGCGTGACAACACTTTCGGTGGCTTCCCTGGTAAAGGTGCCCTTTATTGCGGTCCCGTCTCTATCTCCAATTTTCTTTTCTGGTACGGACTAAATGGCTACCCCAGACTTCTGGATAATTCAGGTGACCACAAAAAGGACCAGTACAATCTGATCAGGAAAATCGGTTCATCACGATACATCAATACAGGCTCTCATGGCTCCAGTCCAGCAGACATTTCATCCGGATTGAAGAGATTTCTTGCCGACCACGGCTACGATTCTGTAAAGATAAAGTTTTATGGATTCAGAGATGTTCCCAATGAGTTCAAGACCGGTATAGCAATTCCTGATATGAAAACCGCCCGTGAAGCATTGTACCAAAACAAAGCTGTGCTCTTCAATATCGGCTGGTACCGCTACGACAAGAACAAAGATGAGTACCGTAGAAATGGTGGGCACTGGGTAGCGCTTGCAGGTTACGGCCATGATGGAAAAAAAGATGACCCGAACAGCATGATCATTCACGATCCTGACACCAGGCTACGGAAAAACGATTATCTGAAAACAGAAGAGATAAAAAGCGGAAAACTAACGGGGCGCCTCAAGGGACTTCCCAGAGATGCAGCAGGATACAGGCGATATAGAATCAGCAACAACAAGTTCGGGGTAATCGGAGGGATGCTGATTCTTGAGATGGACAAATCCGGCTCTCCCATCCTGCCGGTTGCAGAATCGGTATCTAAATGATACACCAACCCGGATTCAACATTACTTATCTGTATTCAGAATCAACGGCAGCCCATCCTTGCCGCCTACAATCACAACCTTGGCATTTGAAGAGTTGGCAAGCTTCTCTGTGGCCTCGATACCCTTCCACTGGAGCAGCTCCCTGTTTATTCCCTCAGAAACTATCTTCTGGAAATCAGCTATACCCTGTGCTTCGATTCTCTTACGTTCAGCTTCCAGCTTCTCTTTTTCGAGCACAAACTGCATACGCTGGCTTTCCTGCTCTGCACGGAGTTTCTCCTCGATGGCATCAGCGACTTTAGGAGGAAGTTGTATGTTCCGTAAAGGTGTACTTTCTACAACTATTCCACGGGATTCAACGATTTTTTTCAGTTCCTCCGCTATTCCGGTGGCAAGTATCTCTCTTACAGACGTGTAAAGAGCCTTGGCTTCATAGTTTGAGGTGACAGTCCGGATAGCCGAACGAAACTGCGGAACAAGGATTATCTCTTCGTAAATCGCACCGACTGTTTTGTAAACCTCCGGAGCCGCCTCAGGATCAAGATGATAGAGCAGACTGACTTCAAGATTAAGCGAGAGACCTTCCTGAGTCGGAACACTGGTCTCCTCCTTTATCTCCCTGGTTTTTATGCTCATTTTAATAACTTTCGCAAAGGGATTGACCAGATTGATACCAGGCTTCAGAACATTTTTTGAAACATTACCGAAAAAATCCACGACTCCCACGTTGCCCGCGGGGATAACAACGATCGCTTTATAGATAAGAAGAGCAGATCCGGAAAGAACCGCCACAATTCCGGTCAGCTTTGGATTGGGAACACTTCTGTTTGGGGGATAGGAAAAAAGAACGATTCCAAGAATAACGAGCAATACTGCAATAATAAAAGCCATAAACAAAAACCTCCGAAAACTAAAACAACTGACGCATCATGTCCCACATCCGCTGCATTGACATGAAATTGTTGTTTGGCCCAAACGCCGCTTCTGAATGAATATCTTTTCCATTTCCAGTGATAAGGTTTTTACCCGCAAGCACACTGGAACTTAACTGAAGATGAAGGCCGACATTGTTTTCAGTAATTATGTTTCCGGAAAGAAGCGGAGAGGCGAAATCCACCGCAATACCATAGGTATTCCGATTGAACTTGCAG
This window contains:
- a CDS encoding prohibitin family protein; this encodes MAFIIAVLLVILGIVLFSYPPNRSVPNPKLTGIVAVLSGSALLIYKAIVVIPAGNVGVVDFFGNVSKNVLKPGINLVNPFAKVIKMSIKTREIKEETSVPTQEGLSLNLEVSLLYHLDPEAAPEVYKTVGAIYEEIILVPQFRSAIRTVTSNYEAKALYTSVREILATGIAEELKKIVESRGIVVESTPLRNIQLPPKVADAIEEKLRAEQESQRMQFVLEKEKLEAERKRIEAQGIADFQKIVSEGINRELLQWKGIEATEKLANSSNAKVVIVGGKDGLPLILNTDK